The following are from one region of the Sandaracinus amylolyticus genome:
- the frr gene encoding ribosome recycling factor, giving the protein MIEDTMEELRSSIAKAHEALRRELSRIRTGRATADLLDSIRIDYYGTATPLAQMASVSVPEPRLLTVKPWDRSQLRAIEKAIVDSPLGLTPQNDGEIIRIPMPPLTEQRRKELAKLARGHLEDAKIAIRKARHECRDMLAQIEKDGDASADEVDRATKSMEDVVKDGTAKADEIVAAKEKDILTV; this is encoded by the coding sequence ATGATCGAGGACACGATGGAGGAGCTGCGCTCCAGCATCGCGAAGGCGCACGAAGCGCTGCGCCGCGAGCTGAGCCGCATCCGCACCGGCCGCGCGACCGCGGACCTGCTCGACTCGATCCGCATCGACTACTACGGCACGGCGACGCCGCTCGCGCAGATGGCGAGCGTGTCGGTGCCCGAGCCGCGCCTGCTCACGGTGAAGCCGTGGGATCGCTCGCAGCTGCGCGCGATCGAGAAGGCGATCGTGGACAGCCCGCTCGGGCTCACGCCGCAGAACGACGGCGAGATCATCCGCATCCCGATGCCGCCGCTCACCGAGCAGCGCCGCAAGGAGCTCGCGAAGCTCGCGCGTGGTCACCTCGAGGACGCGAAGATCGCGATCCGCAAGGCGCGCCACGAGTGCCGCGACATGCTCGCCCAGATCGAGAAGGACGGCGACGCGAGCGCGGACGAGGTCGATCGCGCGACGAAGTCGATGGAGGACGTCGTCAAGGACGGCACCGCCAAGGCCGACGAGATCGTCGCGGCGAAGGAGAAGGACATCCTCACGGTCTGA
- the pyrH gene encoding UMP kinase gives MSGLRFRRVMLKLSGEALAGTEGGFGIDQPTLQILATEVAEAHALGAECGVVIGGGNIFRGLKGSAQGMDRATADYMGMLATVINSLALQDTLERLKVPTRVLSALEIRQVAEPYIRRRAIRHLEKGRVVIFAAGTGNPFFSTDTAAALRSMEIGAELLCKATKVEGVYDKDPAKHTDAVMFRRLTYDRCLSDRIGVMDSTAMALARENKLPIRVFALLKRGNIKRVLLGEDVGTLVTETGQES, from the coding sequence ATGAGCGGTCTTCGTTTCCGGCGCGTGATGCTGAAGCTCTCGGGTGAGGCCCTGGCGGGCACCGAGGGCGGGTTCGGAATCGATCAGCCCACGCTGCAGATCCTCGCGACGGAAGTCGCGGAGGCTCACGCGCTCGGCGCGGAGTGCGGCGTGGTGATCGGCGGCGGCAACATCTTCCGCGGGCTCAAGGGCAGCGCGCAGGGGATGGACCGCGCGACCGCCGACTACATGGGAATGCTCGCGACGGTGATCAACAGCCTCGCGCTGCAGGACACGCTCGAGCGCCTCAAGGTGCCGACGCGCGTGCTGAGCGCGCTGGAGATCCGCCAGGTCGCGGAGCCGTACATCCGGCGCCGCGCGATCCGCCACCTCGAGAAGGGGCGCGTCGTCATCTTCGCGGCGGGCACCGGCAACCCGTTCTTCTCGACCGACACCGCGGCTGCGCTGCGCAGCATGGAGATCGGCGCCGAGCTGCTCTGCAAGGCGACGAAGGTCGAGGGCGTCTACGACAAGGATCCCGCGAAGCACACGGACGCGGTGATGTTCCGGCGCCTCACGTACGATCGCTGCCTGAGCGATCGCATCGGCGTGATGGACTCGACCGCGATGGCGCTCGCGCGCGAGAACAAGCTCCCGATCCGCGTCTTCGCGCTGCTGAAGCGCGGCAACATCAAGCGCGTCCTGCTCGGCGAAGACGTCGGCACGCTGGTGACGGAGACCGGCCAGGAGTCGTAG
- the tsf gene encoding translation elongation factor Ts has product MANVTAQQVKALRDRTGAGMNDCRMALIEADGNEEKAVEIIQKKGLAKAAKKAGAIAAEGLIHSYIHSNARIGVLVEVNCQTDFVARGDEFKSFVNEVALQIASSSPLYVRREEVPQADQDKQLAIFRGQMEEEEQKTGKKRPEAAVAKILEGKLDKWFSEVCLDEQELVTRDDKKTVKGVAEELTAKIGEKISVRRFVRYELGEGIEKKATDLAAEVAEQLKGMS; this is encoded by the coding sequence ATGGCGAACGTCACCGCTCAGCAGGTGAAGGCGCTCCGCGATCGCACGGGCGCCGGCATGAACGACTGCCGCATGGCCCTCATCGAGGCCGACGGCAACGAAGAGAAGGCCGTCGAGATCATCCAGAAGAAGGGTCTCGCGAAGGCGGCCAAGAAGGCGGGCGCGATCGCGGCCGAGGGCCTGATCCACTCGTACATCCACTCGAACGCGCGCATCGGCGTGCTGGTCGAGGTGAACTGCCAGACCGACTTCGTGGCGCGTGGCGACGAGTTCAAGTCGTTCGTGAACGAGGTCGCGCTGCAGATCGCGTCGAGCTCGCCGCTTTACGTGCGCCGCGAGGAAGTGCCGCAGGCGGACCAGGACAAGCAGCTCGCGATCTTCCGCGGCCAGATGGAAGAGGAAGAGCAGAAGACCGGGAAGAAGCGCCCGGAGGCGGCGGTCGCGAAGATCCTCGAGGGCAAGCTGGACAAGTGGTTCAGCGAGGTGTGCCTCGACGAGCAGGAGCTCGTCACCCGCGACGACAAGAAGACCGTCAAGGGCGTGGCCGAAGAGCTGACCGCCAAGATCGGCGAGAAGATCTCGGTGCGCCGCTTCGTGCGCTACGAGCTCGGCGAGGGCATCGAGAAGAAGGCGACCGACCTCGCGGCCGAGGTCGCGGAGCAGCTCAAGGGAATGAGCTGA
- the rpsB gene encoding 30S ribosomal protein S2, with translation MTDVQTTEATTQDYASELPLSLRALIDAGVHFGHQTRRWNPKMRPFIFGARNGIHIIDLDQTAVLFKRAYDFVVEAVGRGGHVLFVGTKRQAVETVQEEAARAGQFFVTGRWLGGTLTNFRTVKGAIERLRELDRMFEDGTAENFVKKEQMKLKREQERLEKFIGGIKMMNAHPAAVFVIDPHHEHIAVSEARKLNIPIVAITDTNCDPDVIDFVIPGNDDAIRSIKLFTSKIADACIEGQQRRREFRGGEGGHERGGEGGARVEVEFQRGGRRGGGGDRRGPRGPRGGGGGGES, from the coding sequence ATGACCGACGTCCAGACCACCGAAGCGACCACGCAGGACTACGCGTCCGAGCTCCCCCTCAGCCTCCGCGCCCTGATCGATGCCGGCGTCCACTTCGGGCACCAGACCCGTCGTTGGAACCCGAAGATGCGCCCGTTCATCTTCGGCGCGCGCAACGGCATCCACATCATCGACCTCGACCAGACCGCGGTCCTGTTCAAGCGCGCCTACGACTTCGTCGTCGAGGCGGTCGGCCGCGGCGGCCACGTGCTCTTCGTCGGCACGAAGCGCCAGGCGGTCGAGACGGTGCAGGAGGAGGCGGCCCGCGCCGGTCAGTTCTTCGTCACCGGCCGCTGGCTGGGCGGCACGCTCACGAACTTCCGCACCGTGAAGGGCGCGATCGAGCGCCTTCGCGAGCTCGACCGGATGTTCGAGGACGGCACCGCCGAGAACTTCGTCAAGAAGGAGCAGATGAAGCTCAAGCGCGAGCAGGAGCGCCTCGAGAAGTTCATCGGCGGCATCAAGATGATGAACGCGCACCCGGCGGCGGTGTTCGTCATCGACCCGCACCACGAGCACATCGCGGTCAGCGAGGCTCGCAAGCTCAACATCCCGATCGTCGCGATCACCGACACCAACTGCGATCCCGACGTCATCGACTTCGTGATCCCCGGCAACGACGACGCGATCCGCAGCATCAAGCTGTTCACGTCGAAGATCGCCGACGCGTGCATCGAGGGCCAGCAGCGCCGCCGCGAGTTCCGCGGTGGTGAGGGCGGCCACGAGCGCGGTGGCGAGGGCGGCGCGCGCGTCGAGGTCGAGTTCCAGCGCGGCGGCCGTCGCGGTGGTGGCGGCGACCGTCGTGGCCCGCGCGGTCCGCGCGGTGGTGGCGGCGGCGGCGAGAGCTGA
- a CDS encoding DUF1552 domain-containing protein: MTRFRLDRRTMLKGMLGGAAVSIALPTLDVFLNDSGTAYADCGALPVRFGWWFFGNGVIPELWVPQGTGRSYVLPEQTAPLEPMREKISFVTGTRVMTPNTSPHGSGPAGLLAGGDMTSSYPGPTIDQIVAEADGFRGATRFRSLEIGVQRATTGLSHSGPDAVNPPECSPAALFERLFGAGFRAPGETTEPDPRLALRRSVLDAVTGQARRLQSRVGARDRQRIEEHLDGIRAIETQIARLQEDPPNLAACMRPTAPTTDYPDLEGRPQMSAISRVMSDLCAMALACDQTRVFSVMFSQPVNNTLFLDTTAGHHQLTHDEPGNPQPEVNRVVTFVHEEMAYFLSALDRIVEGDGTLLDHAAVLCTTDVSFGRTHSIENYPLVIAGGACGALRTGIHHAAPGANATSVSLSLMRAVGLNAAEFGFGVGRATDGLSEIEV, translated from the coding sequence GTGACGCGCTTCCGTCTCGATCGGCGCACGATGCTGAAGGGCATGCTCGGTGGCGCCGCGGTCTCGATCGCGCTGCCCACGCTCGACGTGTTCCTCAACGACTCGGGCACTGCCTACGCCGACTGCGGCGCGCTCCCGGTGCGCTTCGGCTGGTGGTTCTTCGGCAACGGCGTGATCCCCGAGCTCTGGGTCCCGCAGGGCACCGGTCGCTCGTACGTGCTGCCCGAGCAGACCGCGCCGCTCGAGCCGATGCGCGAGAAGATCTCGTTCGTCACCGGCACGCGCGTGATGACGCCCAACACGAGCCCGCACGGATCGGGCCCCGCGGGCCTGCTCGCCGGCGGCGACATGACCTCGAGCTATCCCGGCCCGACGATCGATCAGATCGTCGCCGAGGCCGATGGCTTCCGCGGCGCGACGCGCTTCCGCTCGCTCGAGATCGGCGTGCAGCGCGCGACGACGGGGCTCTCGCACAGCGGGCCCGACGCGGTGAACCCGCCCGAGTGCTCGCCCGCCGCGCTCTTCGAGCGTCTCTTCGGCGCGGGCTTCCGCGCCCCCGGCGAGACCACCGAGCCCGATCCGCGCCTCGCGCTGCGACGCAGCGTGCTCGACGCGGTCACCGGCCAGGCGCGACGCCTCCAGTCGCGCGTCGGCGCGCGCGATCGCCAGCGCATCGAGGAGCACCTCGACGGCATCCGCGCGATCGAGACGCAGATCGCGCGCCTGCAGGAGGACCCGCCGAACCTCGCCGCGTGCATGCGCCCGACCGCGCCCACGACCGACTATCCGGACCTCGAGGGCCGCCCGCAGATGAGCGCGATCTCGCGCGTGATGAGCGACCTCTGCGCGATGGCGCTCGCGTGCGATCAGACCCGCGTCTTCAGCGTGATGTTCAGCCAGCCGGTGAACAACACGCTCTTCCTCGACACCACCGCGGGCCACCACCAGCTCACCCACGACGAGCCGGGCAACCCGCAGCCCGAGGTGAACCGCGTCGTCACCTTCGTTCACGAGGAGATGGCGTACTTCCTCTCCGCGCTCGATCGCATCGTGGAGGGCGACGGCACGCTGCTCGATCACGCCGCAGTGCTGTGCACGACCGACGTCTCGTTCGGTCGCACCCACTCGATCGAGAACTATCCGCTCGTCATCGCGGGCGGCGCGTGCGGCGCGCTGCGCACCGGCATCCATCACGCGGCGCCGGGCGCGAACGCGACCTCGGTGAGCCTCTCGCTGATGCGCGCGGTCGGGCTCAACGCCGCGGAGTTCGGCTTCGGGGTGGGGCGCGCGACCGACGGGCTCTCGGAGATCGAGGTGTGA
- a CDS encoding DUF1592 domain-containing protein: MQRLRWRDSALVALVVLVTSGGCAGDDEPEPAGPERSFVLPFDPGPRVMQRLTRAQYVNAVRDIFGEDIVVVASGLEPDAARDGFFALGAAQTSVSSRGVEQYERAAYQIASQVLAPERRERVVSCTPSAVSDEACAREVLAPIAQRAWRRPVIDEELTALVGVAGQSAVVLEDFHAGLEYALAAILQSPDFLYRPQTGVIDDGDPARGWLDGYELATRLSFFFWNTIPDDALLAAAQSGALDDPEGLDAEIDRLLDSPRARAGIRAFADDWLQLGALQDLSKDPTIFTSASPDLGPAAREGTLRTIEHFVFDLEGDYRDLMTTRETFVDRRLAALYVVRAPASEGFGLVELPETSPRRGLLGQASVLATWAHPVSTSPTLRGRFVREALLCQPVLPPPVGVDTAIPEPSAEARTLRERLASHRENDFCAGCHAQLDPIGLGLEQFDGIGRFRTRDEDVPIDASGELDGVAFADASELALALRGHPALVPCFVDRMMTYAGGHLLTEGEDAAHQALTIELAREGYRVRALMRAIARHPFFRGVSMVNEEGTP; this comes from the coding sequence ATGCAGCGCCTGAGGTGGAGAGACAGCGCGCTCGTCGCGCTCGTGGTGCTCGTGACGAGCGGTGGATGCGCGGGCGACGACGAGCCCGAGCCCGCGGGGCCGGAGCGCTCGTTCGTGCTGCCCTTCGATCCAGGGCCGCGCGTGATGCAGCGCCTGACGCGCGCGCAGTACGTCAATGCGGTGCGCGACATCTTCGGCGAGGACATCGTCGTCGTCGCGAGCGGGCTCGAGCCCGATGCGGCGCGCGACGGCTTCTTCGCGCTCGGCGCCGCGCAGACGAGCGTCTCGTCGCGCGGCGTCGAGCAGTACGAGCGCGCCGCGTACCAGATCGCATCGCAGGTGCTCGCGCCCGAGCGACGCGAGCGCGTGGTGTCGTGCACGCCGAGCGCGGTGTCCGACGAAGCGTGCGCGCGTGAGGTGCTCGCGCCGATCGCACAGCGCGCGTGGCGTCGTCCGGTGATCGACGAGGAGCTCACCGCGCTCGTCGGCGTCGCGGGCCAATCCGCGGTGGTGCTCGAGGACTTCCACGCCGGGCTCGAGTACGCGCTCGCCGCGATCCTCCAGTCGCCCGATTTCCTCTATCGCCCGCAGACCGGCGTGATCGACGACGGGGATCCCGCGCGCGGATGGCTCGACGGGTACGAGCTCGCGACGCGCCTCTCGTTCTTCTTCTGGAACACGATCCCCGACGACGCGCTGCTCGCTGCCGCGCAGTCGGGCGCGCTCGACGATCCGGAAGGGCTCGACGCGGAGATCGATCGCCTGCTCGACTCGCCGCGCGCGCGCGCCGGCATCCGCGCGTTCGCCGACGACTGGCTGCAGCTGGGCGCGCTCCAGGATCTCTCGAAGGACCCGACGATCTTCACCTCCGCGAGCCCCGATCTCGGCCCCGCTGCGCGCGAGGGCACGCTGCGCACGATCGAGCACTTCGTGTTCGATCTCGAGGGCGACTACCGCGACCTCATGACGACGCGCGAGACCTTCGTCGATCGACGCCTCGCCGCGCTCTACGTCGTGCGCGCGCCGGCGAGCGAGGGCTTCGGGCTCGTCGAGCTCCCCGAGACCTCGCCGCGCCGCGGTCTGCTCGGACAAGCGAGCGTGCTCGCGACGTGGGCGCATCCCGTCTCGACCTCACCCACGCTCCGCGGTCGCTTCGTGCGCGAGGCGCTGCTCTGCCAGCCGGTGCTGCCTCCGCCGGTCGGCGTCGACACCGCGATCCCCGAGCCCTCCGCCGAAGCGCGCACGCTCCGCGAGCGCCTCGCGTCGCATCGCGAGAACGACTTCTGCGCCGGCTGTCACGCGCAGCTCGATCCGATCGGCCTCGGTCTCGAGCAGTTCGACGGGATCGGTCGCTTCCGCACGCGCGACGAGGACGTGCCGATCGACGCGAGCGGCGAGCTCGACGGCGTCGCGTTCGCCGATGCGTCAGAGCTCGCGCTCGCGCTGCGCGGTCATCCCGCGCTCGTGCCCTGCTTCGTCGATCGCATGATGACGTACGCGGGCGGGCACCTGCTCACCGAGGGCGAGGACGCGGCGCACCAGGCGCTCACGATCGAGCTCGCGCGCGAGGGCTATCGCGTGCGCGCCCTGATGCGCGCGATCGCGCGCCATCCGTTCTTCCGTGGGGTCTCGATGGTCAACGAGGAGGGCACGCCGTGA
- a CDS encoding alpha/beta hydrolase family protein: MKWLILLACVVVVGCGSPAGDPPDANAEPDAGPVEIGDPLSWALDEAGPFRVGYQRFEHTYRPDGLDADRTIAVHVWYPTLDTSGPAPMYGGLVRDRDALSDATPASPAHASGRYPVHVYSHGHRGFAGVSAFLHRRLASHGWITIAPDHTGNTLLDNVDPRAVALYYLRSLDVRESVDAFVARGELDADTDHLLLTGHSFGTHTVWASAGATFDVDRIESTGCTTETPCTDAQLDVFRAGVRDERIVAAVPMAGIVSSDWFGDTGHTTVSIPLLAMTGSADANTMSGADAQFERASTLADFTWIDVDGACHEFFGLGCDDPTGEQERVVGTYVLALGRRHVLGDQSVTAVLEGTSAVSDRVTLRRGE; encoded by the coding sequence GTGAAGTGGCTTATCCTCTTGGCATGCGTCGTGGTGGTCGGGTGTGGGAGCCCCGCGGGTGACCCACCCGACGCGAACGCCGAGCCCGACGCCGGGCCCGTCGAGATCGGCGATCCGCTGAGCTGGGCGCTCGACGAGGCGGGCCCGTTCCGCGTCGGCTACCAGCGGTTCGAGCACACCTATCGCCCCGACGGCCTCGATGCCGATCGCACCATCGCGGTGCACGTCTGGTATCCGACGCTCGACACGAGCGGCCCGGCCCCGATGTACGGCGGCCTGGTGCGCGATCGCGACGCGCTCAGCGACGCGACGCCCGCGTCTCCAGCGCACGCCTCGGGGCGCTACCCGGTCCACGTCTACTCGCACGGCCATCGCGGCTTCGCAGGCGTCAGCGCGTTCCTCCACCGTCGCCTCGCGTCGCACGGCTGGATCACGATCGCGCCCGACCACACCGGCAACACGCTGCTCGACAACGTCGATCCGCGCGCGGTCGCCCTCTATTACCTGCGCTCGCTCGACGTGCGCGAATCAGTCGACGCGTTCGTCGCGCGCGGCGAGCTCGATGCCGACACCGATCACCTGCTGCTCACCGGGCACAGCTTCGGCACCCACACCGTCTGGGCGAGCGCGGGCGCGACGTTCGACGTCGATCGCATCGAGAGCACGGGCTGCACGACCGAGACGCCGTGCACCGACGCGCAGCTCGACGTGTTCCGCGCGGGCGTGCGCGACGAGCGCATCGTCGCCGCGGTGCCGATGGCGGGCATCGTGTCGAGCGACTGGTTCGGCGACACCGGGCACACGACGGTGTCGATCCCGCTGCTCGCGATGACGGGCAGCGCGGACGCGAACACGATGTCGGGCGCCGACGCGCAGTTCGAGCGCGCGAGCACGCTCGCGGACTTCACGTGGATCGACGTCGACGGCGCGTGCCACGAGTTCTTCGGGCTCGGGTGCGACGACCCGACGGGCGAGCAGGAGCGCGTCGTGGGGACGTACGTGCTCGCGCTCGGTCGTCGTCACGTGCTCGGCGACCAGAGCGTGACGGCGGTGCTCGAGGGGACGAGCGCGGTCTCGGACCGCGTGACGCTGCGACGGGGGGAGTGA
- a CDS encoding Bax inhibitor-1 family protein has translation MQQSFDGYAGGFTAAQASVEDRAGFIFRTYVHLVGAIFAFVFLEAALFMTGIAQMVSETILGTGRLGWLVVLGGFIAVSWIADKWARSDAGQAMQYAGLGLYVVAEAVIFMPLLYLATLIDPSAIPTAGLVTLVLFGGLTGIVFLTRHDFSFLRGILGVAALGAFGVIICSALFGFSLGVLFSGAMVVLAGGYILYYTSSVLHHYRVDQHVAAALALFSSVALLFWYVLRIFLASRR, from the coding sequence ATGCAACAGAGCTTCGACGGTTACGCAGGTGGGTTCACGGCGGCGCAGGCGTCCGTCGAGGATCGCGCAGGGTTCATCTTCCGCACGTACGTGCACCTCGTGGGCGCGATCTTCGCGTTCGTGTTCCTCGAGGCTGCGCTCTTCATGACCGGCATCGCGCAGATGGTCTCGGAGACCATCCTGGGCACCGGCCGCCTCGGCTGGCTCGTCGTGCTCGGCGGGTTCATCGCCGTCAGCTGGATCGCCGACAAGTGGGCGCGCAGCGACGCGGGCCAGGCCATGCAGTACGCGGGGCTCGGCCTCTACGTCGTCGCGGAAGCGGTGATCTTCATGCCGCTGCTCTACCTCGCGACGCTGATCGATCCCTCGGCGATCCCGACCGCGGGCCTGGTGACGCTCGTGCTCTTCGGCGGCCTCACCGGCATCGTGTTCCTGACGCGCCACGACTTCTCGTTCCTGCGCGGGATCCTCGGTGTCGCGGCGCTCGGCGCGTTCGGCGTGATCATCTGCAGCGCGCTCTTCGGATTCTCGCTCGGCGTGCTCTTCTCGGGCGCGATGGTCGTGCTCGCGGGCGGCTACATCCTCTACTACACGTCGAGCGTGCTGCATCACTACCGCGTCGATCAGCACGTCGCGGCGGCGCTCGCGCTGTTCTCGTCGGTGGCGCTGCTCTTCTGGTACGTGCTCCGCATCTTCCTCGCCTCGCGCCGCTGA
- a CDS encoding ribonuclease Z, translating to MSARELIVLGTSSQVPTRYRNHNGYLLRWDEEGLLFDPGEGTQRQMIYAEVTVTQVTRILVTHFHGDHCLGLAGLHQRISLDRVPHEIDVHFPASGQVFYERMRYASIYHEVGKVAPRPIRGEGVIHETDKLTITARRLDHGVECFGYRLQERDGRTMLPEKLAAAGVKGPAIKQLIRDGSIEIDGRVVELDDVSLFKAGQGFAMIMDTRMCDSAIELARGADLVLCESTYLSSEEREARAHGHLTAKQAGIIAREAGARRLVLTHFSQRYGSTKPFVEEAKSVWPEGDVVAVRDGDRVSVPKRLGATD from the coding sequence ATGTCCGCCCGCGAGCTCATCGTCCTCGGCACCTCGAGCCAGGTTCCGACCCGCTATCGGAACCACAACGGCTATCTGCTCCGCTGGGACGAGGAAGGGCTCCTCTTCGATCCCGGCGAGGGCACGCAGCGCCAGATGATCTACGCCGAGGTGACGGTCACGCAGGTGACGCGCATCCTCGTGACGCACTTCCACGGCGATCACTGCCTCGGGCTCGCGGGCCTGCACCAGCGCATCAGCCTCGATCGCGTGCCGCACGAGATCGACGTGCACTTCCCGGCGTCGGGGCAGGTCTTCTACGAGCGCATGCGCTACGCGTCGATCTATCACGAGGTCGGCAAGGTCGCGCCTCGCCCGATCCGCGGCGAGGGCGTGATCCACGAGACCGACAAGCTGACGATCACGGCGCGTCGCCTCGATCACGGCGTGGAGTGCTTCGGGTATCGCCTGCAGGAGCGCGACGGGCGAACGATGCTCCCGGAGAAGCTCGCGGCCGCGGGCGTGAAGGGCCCGGCGATCAAGCAGCTCATCCGCGACGGATCGATCGAGATCGACGGGCGCGTGGTGGAGCTCGACGACGTGAGCCTGTTCAAGGCGGGCCAGGGCTTCGCGATGATCATGGACACGCGCATGTGCGACTCGGCGATCGAGCTCGCGCGCGGCGCGGATCTCGTGCTCTGCGAGTCGACGTACCTCTCGAGCGAAGAGCGCGAGGCGCGCGCGCACGGGCACCTGACCGCGAAGCAGGCGGGCATCATCGCGCGCGAGGCGGGCGCACGACGGCTCGTGCTCACGCACTTCTCGCAGCGCTACGGGTCGACCAAGCCGTTCGTCGAAGAGGCGAAGAGCGTGTGGCCCGAGGGCGACGTGGTCGCGGTGCGCGACGGGGATCGTGTGTCGGTGCCGAAGCGCCTCGGCGCCACCGACTGA
- a CDS encoding NADH-quinone oxidoreductase subunit N: MIEFFGPVVPLLPLLFLALAGLALMLVDAFVKEGAEPALLSFVILAATAGISLFLWDVPATAESAALVGHWVAADKLSLFIDVAVCGGAAFAALLAGGYLREHGLDRGEFYALLIFSTFGAMALGRSNDVLTLFVALETLSLGAYGMVAFRRQSPRAAEGAMKYFLLGSFASAILLFGSALIYGATGHTDFPSIAAALEAGDADLRLTLVAMALLLVGLAFKVSAVPFHMWTPDAYEGAVTPATTFMAVAVKAAVVGVLLRVFFVAFGDDMLTADAAGWPPAIAGLAAITMVVGNLAAIVQKSVKRMLAYSSIAHAGYILVGVAAAGVTGEGRGWDEGALSSVLYYLLAYTVSNVLAFGALILAGSRGKEAVTYEDLAGLGRRHPMVAVPFVLGVLSLMGFPPTAGFFGKYYVLEAAVAAGGGMVWLAVLLVLTSAVGAYYYLRVIVFLFMKQPEPGAPVAVPMRSWYVAAALVLSGYFVLRMGIAPGAYLDLALQAAQNLG, encoded by the coding sequence ATGATCGAGTTCTTCGGACCGGTGGTCCCCCTCCTCCCGCTGCTCTTCCTCGCGCTCGCGGGGCTCGCCCTGATGTTGGTCGACGCCTTTGTGAAGGAGGGCGCGGAGCCGGCGCTGCTCAGCTTCGTCATCCTCGCGGCGACCGCCGGGATCTCGCTGTTCCTCTGGGACGTGCCGGCGACCGCGGAGAGCGCGGCGCTGGTCGGTCACTGGGTCGCGGCGGACAAGCTCTCGCTCTTCATCGACGTCGCGGTGTGCGGCGGAGCGGCCTTCGCGGCGCTGCTCGCGGGGGGCTACCTGCGCGAGCACGGGCTCGATCGCGGCGAGTTCTACGCCCTCCTGATCTTCAGCACGTTCGGCGCGATGGCCCTCGGCCGCTCGAACGACGTGCTCACGCTCTTCGTCGCGCTCGAGACGCTCTCGCTCGGTGCGTACGGCATGGTGGCGTTCCGCCGCCAGAGCCCGCGCGCAGCCGAGGGCGCGATGAAGTACTTCCTGCTCGGCAGCTTCGCGTCGGCGATCCTGCTCTTCGGCTCGGCGCTCATCTACGGCGCGACCGGGCACACCGACTTCCCGAGCATCGCGGCGGCGCTCGAGGCGGGCGACGCGGACCTGCGGCTGACGCTGGTCGCGATGGCGCTCCTGCTCGTCGGCCTCGCGTTCAAGGTGAGCGCGGTGCCGTTCCACATGTGGACGCCCGACGCGTACGAGGGCGCGGTCACGCCGGCGACGACGTTCATGGCGGTCGCGGTGAAGGCGGCGGTCGTGGGCGTGCTGCTCCGCGTGTTCTTCGTCGCGTTCGGCGACGACATGCTCACGGCGGACGCGGCGGGCTGGCCCCCGGCGATCGCGGGTCTCGCGGCGATCACGATGGTCGTCGGCAACCTCGCGGCGATCGTGCAGAAGAGCGTGAAGCGCATGCTCGCGTACTCGTCGATCGCGCACGCGGGGTACATCCTCGTCGGCGTCGCGGCAGCGGGTGTGACCGGCGAGGGCCGCGGCTGGGACGAGGGCGCGCTCTCGTCGGTGCTCTACTACCTGCTCGCGTACACCGTCTCGAACGTGCTCGCGTTCGGCGCGCTGATCCTCGCGGGTTCGCGCGGCAAGGAAGCGGTGACCTACGAGGACCTCGCGGGCCTCGGCCGTCGTCATCCGATGGTCGCGGTGCCCTTCGTGCTCGGCGTGCTCTCGCTGATGGGCTTCCCGCCGACGGCGGGGTTCTTCGGGAAGTACTACGTGCTCGAGGCCGCGGTCGCGGCCGGCGGCGGCATGGTGTGGCTCGCGGTGCTGCTCGTGCTCACGAGCGCGGTTGGCGCGTACTACTACCTGCGCGTCATCGTCTTCCTGTTCATGAAGCAGCCCGAGCCGGGCGCGCCGGTCGCGGTGCCGATGCGCTCCTGGTACGTCGCGGCGGCGCTGGTGCTCTCGGGGTACTTCGTGCTGCGCATGGGCATCGCGCCCGGCGCGTACCTGGACCTCGCGCTGCAGGCGGCGCAGAACCTCGGTTGA